In Cetobacterium sp. ZOR0034, one DNA window encodes the following:
- the cas5 gene encoding CRISPR-associated protein Cas5, whose translation MELLRIKLTQSKAHYRKEESIDNRMTYPLPPYSTVIGALHKACSYSEYHPMDISIQGRYKSLSREAFTDHLYLNSVMDDRGILVKVPHENLHSKGFVKIAEATKSQGNSFKNEITIFVYNRELLDEYKSLKENDPKNNELNKYKSLVTSLKYYEVLNEVELVLHISSDVETLEEIKKNIYNLKSIGRSEDFVDVEECEFVHIKDIDEEIESQYSGYLKIENIRNDNVFSRTDTHDIGGTLYFLNKDYTIVKNQRIFNKKKVVYSSKYKIEEINEGILYDGEYIIDLV comes from the coding sequence ATGGAGCTTCTTAGAATAAAATTAACTCAGAGTAAAGCCCATTATAGAAAAGAGGAAAGTATTGACAATAGAATGACTTATCCACTACCACCATATTCAACAGTCATAGGTGCATTGCATAAGGCTTGTAGTTATAGTGAGTATCATCCTATGGATATATCAATTCAAGGAAGATATAAAAGTTTATCTAGAGAGGCTTTTACAGATCATTTATATTTAAACTCTGTTATGGATGATAGAGGCATTCTTGTGAAAGTCCCACATGAAAACTTACATTCAAAAGGATTTGTAAAAATTGCTGAAGCAACGAAATCACAGGGGAATAGTTTTAAAAATGAGATTACTATATTTGTATATAATAGAGAGTTACTTGATGAGTATAAGAGTTTAAAAGAGAATGATCCTAAAAATAATGAATTAAATAAGTATAAAAGTTTAGTAACGTCACTAAAATATTATGAAGTACTAAATGAAGTTGAGTTAGTACTTCATATATCTAGTGATGTTGAGACTTTAGAGGAGATTAAAAAAAATATTTATAATCTGAAGTCAATTGGAAGAAGTGAAGATTTTGTAGATGTTGAAGAGTGTGAATTTGTTCATATAAAAGATATTGATGAAGAGATAGAAAGCCAATATTCTGGATATTTAAAAATTGAAAATATCAGAAATGATAATGTTTTTTCAAGAACAGATACTCATGATATAGGAGGAACACTATATTTTTTAAATAAAGATTATACGATTGTAAAAAATCAGAGAATTTTTAATAAAAAGAAAGTAGTGTATTCTTCTAAATACAAAATTGAAGAGATTAACGAAGGTATACTTTACGATGGTGAATATATAATTGATTTAGTATAA